From the Oceanobacillus kimchii X50 genome, the window AGGAAAAAAGCGTGTATCATCAAAAGAATTAAGTGAAGCGGTTAAAGTAGATTCCGCAACCATTCGCAGAGATTTCTCTTACTTCGGTGCACTAGGTAAAAAAGGATACGGATACAATGTCGAATATTTATTAGGATTTTTTAAACGTACGTTAGATCAACATGAAATAACAGAAGTAGCATTAATAGGTGTTGGAAATTTAGGTACAGCTTTCTTACATTATAATTTTATGAAAAATAATAATATCCGTATTACCATTGCATTTGATGCTGATGAGAATAAGGTAGGCACCGATATCGGAGGAGTTCCAGTCTATCATATTGACGAACTAGGGGAAAGATTAAAGGACACAGAGGTTGCGATTTTAACGATACCTGCAGATGAAGCAGATGCGATTGCCAATCAACTGGTCGATCATGGTGTTAATGGTATATTAAACTTTACCCCAGCAAGAATTACAGTACCAAGTCATATTCGTGTGCATCATATTGATTTAGCGATTGAACTTCAATCACTTGTGTATTTTCTTAAACATTATTCATTACAGTAATTATTTCATTATTTTAAATCGATTATTATGTAAGCGTTTGTTGAAATTTGCTTAAAGAAAAAGTAGACTGCATCTCAGTCTACTTTTTCTTTTTTATTTTATTGTGATAACCAAACATCTTAAAAGAACAAAAGAAGCATAAAGCAGAGACTGCTGAAAAAATCAATGTAACGGAATTCCAAACGGTGCTCTCCTTACTTTGAACCCCAAAGTATATAAAAGCTATTCCAACCAGAAAGTATAGAATTGCTCTTATTAAATAAGGATGTTTCATGGATTAACCTCCAAAGAATATCATTTGCATCTCATCTAACATTCGCTGCAGTTCCTCAGGATCAATATTATATTGCATTAACACAACAAAGGAGTTCATTGCTGCGTGAACGATGATAGGCACAATGATACGTTTTGTTTTTACATAAAGGAAAGCAAAAACAAATCCCATGGATGCATAAATAAGAATATGCGTAGGGTCTAAGTGAATAAAGCCAAATATGACTGCTGATAGTAACCCTGCGAAAAAGAAATTCATCCGTTTATATAGCTCTCCAAAGATAATTTTTCGGAATATGATTTCTTCCAAAATCGGAGCTAAAATAGCCGGGACGATCATAAATATCGGTGCTGCTCGAGTAATATCCATAATTTGTTGTGTGTTCTCTGAACCAGGATCAATCCCTAAAGCTATTTCGATTTGGGCAGCAATACCTTGCGCGAATAAAGCCATAAAGAAACCAGCGATGGACCAAAGTATTATGCTTTCAATGCCTGCTGCATTATCATTTCGCATTTGCATATCTGGTTTTAGAAGATATAGCGTAATGAGTACCGCTAATCCAAAGGAAAATATTGACCAATAAATCGTTGCATCCATTAAAGATAAGTCTAAAACGACCGCTAAAATTGGGGCGAAGAGAGCCCCTGAAAGCTGCATAATAATATATGTAAGAATGACATACCAATATCTGCGACTCAAATAAAACGCTCCTTTATCATGTACTGTATTAATTACTATAGTTTAACATATGCATATATAGTTATTATAATCAGAACACGCTATTAAATGAAAAGAAAATGAAGTATTATTTTTCTATAACTGAGTACTACATATGTTGAATAAAAAATATAATTTCTTCACTCTTTTTTGCTTGCATTTTTTTATAGAATTAATTATTATAATAATTGTGATTAGCACTCAACTGTGAAGAGTGCTAATAAAATAAAATGATATCGAATTAAGGAGGCATTTCTACATGATTAAACCATTAGGAGATCGTGTTGTTATCGAACTTGTTGAACAAGAAGAAACAACTGCAAGCGGAATCGTACTTCCAGACTCTGCAAAGGAAAAACCGCAGGAAGGGAAAGTAGTAGCAGTTGGTTCTGGACGTGTAGAAAATGGAGAAAAGATCGCTCTTGAAGTTTCAGAAGGAGATCGTATCATTTTTTCTAAATTTGCTGGTACAGAAGTGAAATATGAAGGTACAGAATACTTAATTCTTCGTGAAAATGATATTTTAGCTATTATAGGCTAAACTCTTATGAGAAATTTAGACTGAATAATAAAATACGTAACTACATTCAAGGAGGAATAAAGAATGGCTAAAGACTTAAAATTTAGTGAAGACGCTCGTCGCGCAATGCTACGTGGTGTAGATACATTGGCAGATGCAGTAAAAGTTACGCTTGGACCAAAAGGACGTAATGTTGTATTAGATAAAAAATTTGGCTCACCTCTAATTACTAATGATGGTGTTACAATTGCAAAAGAAATTGAATTAGAAGATGCATTTGAAAATATGGGTGCACAATTAGTATCTGAAGTTGCATCAAAAACAAATGATGTTGCTGGTGATGGTACTACAACTGCAACTGTACTTGCTCAAGCAATGATTCGTGAAGGATTGAAAAACGTAACCTCTGGTGCGAACCCAGTGGGAATCCGTCGCGGTATTGAAAAAGCTGTGGCAGAAGCAGTAACTGAATTAAAATCTATCTCAAAACCAGTTGAATCTAAAGAATCCATTGCGCAAGTAGCTGCTATCTCTGCTGCTGATGATGAAGTAGGTCAATTGATCGCTGAAGCAATGGAACGCGTAGGTAACGATGGTGTTATTACAATTGAAGAATCTAAAGGATTCAACACAGAACTTGAAGTAGTAGAAGGTATGCAATTTGATCGTGGATATGCTTCTCCATACATGGTTACTGACCAAGATAAAATGGAAGCAGTTCTAGAAGATCCATATATCTTAATTACAGATAAGAAAATTGCAAATATCCAAGAAGTGCTACCAGTATTAGAACAAGTAGTTCAACAAGGTAAACCGCTTCTAATGATCGCTGAAGATGTAGAAGGCGAAGCACTTGCTACATTAGTAGTGAACAAACTTCGCGGTACATTTAACGCAGTAGCTGTAAAAGCTCCTGGATTTGGTGACCGTCGTAAAGCAATGCTAGAAGATATCGCAGTACTAACTGGTGCAGAAGTAATCACTGAAGATCTTGGATTAGATCTTAAATCTGCTGGTATCGAACAATTAGGTCGCGCTTCTAAAGTTGTTGTAACAAAAGAAAACACAACAGTAGTAGAAGGTTCTGGTGACCCAGAAGCAATTTCTAGCCGTGTAGCACAAATCCGTGCACAAGCAGAAGAATCTACTTCTGATTTCGATAAAGAAAAATTACAAGAACGCCTAGCGAAATTAGCTGGTGGTGTAGCAGTAATCAAAGTTGGTGCAGCTACTGAAACAGAATTGAAAGAACGTAAGCTTCGTATTGAAGATGCACTTAACTCTACTCGTGCAGCAGTAGAAGAAGGTATCGTAGCTGGTGGTGGTACAGCATTACTTAACGTATACAGTAAAATCGCTGAATTATCATTAGTAGGTGACGAAGCAACTGGTGCAAGCATTGTACTACGTGCAATCGAAGAGCCAGTACGTCAAATCGTACACAATGCTGGACTAGAAGGTTCTATCATTGTAGAACGTCTAAAAGGCGAAAAAGTTGGTATTGGTTACAATGCAGCAACTGACGAGTGGGTAAACATGGTAGACGCTGGTATCGTTGACCCTACTAAAGTTACTCGTTCTGCATTACAAAACG encodes:
- the groES gene encoding co-chaperone GroES, which gives rise to MIKPLGDRVVIELVEQEETTASGIVLPDSAKEKPQEGKVVAVGSGRVENGEKIALEVSEGDRIIFSKFAGTEVKYEGTEYLILRENDILAIIG
- the groL gene encoding chaperonin GroEL (60 kDa chaperone family; promotes refolding of misfolded polypeptides especially under stressful conditions; forms two stacked rings of heptamers to form a barrel-shaped 14mer; ends can be capped by GroES; misfolded proteins enter the barrel where they are refolded when GroES binds) — translated: MAKDLKFSEDARRAMLRGVDTLADAVKVTLGPKGRNVVLDKKFGSPLITNDGVTIAKEIELEDAFENMGAQLVSEVASKTNDVAGDGTTTATVLAQAMIREGLKNVTSGANPVGIRRGIEKAVAEAVTELKSISKPVESKESIAQVAAISAADDEVGQLIAEAMERVGNDGVITIEESKGFNTELEVVEGMQFDRGYASPYMVTDQDKMEAVLEDPYILITDKKIANIQEVLPVLEQVVQQGKPLLMIAEDVEGEALATLVVNKLRGTFNAVAVKAPGFGDRRKAMLEDIAVLTGAEVITEDLGLDLKSAGIEQLGRASKVVVTKENTTVVEGSGDPEAISSRVAQIRAQAEESTSDFDKEKLQERLAKLAGGVAVIKVGAATETELKERKLRIEDALNSTRAAVEEGIVAGGGTALLNVYSKIAELSLVGDEATGASIVLRAIEEPVRQIVHNAGLEGSIIVERLKGEKVGIGYNAATDEWVNMVDAGIVDPTKVTRSALQNAASVAAMFLTTEAVVADKPEEDGGAAGGGMPDMGGMGGMGGMM
- a CDS encoding CPBP family intramembrane glutamic endopeptidase, which codes for MSRRYWYVILTYIIMQLSGALFAPILAVVLDLSLMDATIYWSIFSFGLAVLITLYLLKPDMQMRNDNAAGIESIILWSIAGFFMALFAQGIAAQIEIALGIDPGSENTQQIMDITRAAPIFMIVPAILAPILEEIIFRKIIFGELYKRMNFFFAGLLSAVIFGFIHLDPTHILIYASMGFVFAFLYVKTKRIIVPIIVHAAMNSFVVLMQYNIDPEELQRMLDEMQMIFFGG
- a CDS encoding redox-sensing transcriptional repressor Rex, whose translation is MEQNKIPQATAKRLPLYYRFINNLNQQGKKRVSSKELSEAVKVDSATIRRDFSYFGALGKKGYGYNVEYLLGFFKRTLDQHEITEVALIGVGNLGTAFLHYNFMKNNNIRITIAFDADENKVGTDIGGVPVYHIDELGERLKDTEVAILTIPADEADAIANQLVDHGVNGILNFTPARITVPSHIRVHHIDLAIELQSLVYFLKHYSLQ
- a CDS encoding YdiK family protein encodes the protein MKHPYLIRAILYFLVGIAFIYFGVQSKESTVWNSVTLIFSAVSALCFFCSFKMFGYHNKIKKKK